One Acutalibacter muris DNA window includes the following coding sequences:
- a CDS encoding DUF2461 domain-containing protein — MTQPLTPRAMDFLMELSINNERPWFQEHREEFETLLHRPFKELAGETCSIMAKDFPGCGFGLHVSRIYRDARRLFGRGPYHDHLWFSLQREDCRNTGPMLWFEFGLSGTSHGLGYWDRSAEQAAAFRKKIDSDPKRFEELLLAVPDRDKSRLWGDEYKRPKGHYNDILDPWYNRKQASIGYDDYFGEDLFTDRLPQLLSDSFSGLVPLYHYMMEAAELELKE; from the coding sequence ATGACCCAGCCACTTACCCCCCGGGCCATGGACTTCCTTATGGAGCTGTCCATCAACAATGAACGCCCATGGTTCCAGGAGCATAGGGAGGAGTTTGAGACCCTCCTGCACCGCCCCTTCAAGGAGCTTGCCGGGGAGACCTGCTCCATAATGGCAAAGGACTTTCCGGGCTGCGGCTTCGGCTTGCACGTGTCGAGGATTTACCGGGACGCCCGTCGGCTCTTTGGCCGGGGGCCCTACCATGACCATCTGTGGTTCTCCCTTCAGCGGGAGGACTGCCGAAACACCGGCCCCATGCTATGGTTCGAGTTTGGGCTCTCGGGCACCTCCCACGGCCTTGGGTACTGGGACCGCTCGGCAGAGCAGGCCGCGGCCTTCCGCAAAAAGATAGACAGCGACCCAAAGCGCTTTGAGGAACTTTTACTGGCCGTCCCGGACCGGGACAAAAGCCGTCTCTGGGGCGACGAATACAAGCGGCCAAAGGGCCACTATAATGATATCCTCGATCCCTGGTACAACCGCAAACAGGCCAGCATCGGCTATGACGACTACTTTGGGGAGGACCTGTTCACTGACAGGCTCCCGCAGCTGCTCTCGGACTCCTTCTCGGGGCTCGTTCCCCTCTACCACTACATGATGGAGGCAGCCGAGTTAGAGCTTAAAGAATAA
- a CDS encoding glycoside hydrolase family 27 protein, translating into MTSKKIALTPPMGWNSYDYYDTTVNEEQVRANARVMAERLKEWGWEYVVIDIQWYAKNAGSMRGRFQYIPFGYVEIDSWSRLQPDPERFPSSQGGKGFGPLASYIHSLGLKFGIHIMRGIPRAAAHGHMKILGHNETADMVADPGSVCRWNPDMYGVRDCPGGQAYYDSIIGMYADWGVDFIKCDDICNTDNLVPHSDRAYSRSFEIEMISRAIEKTGRDIVLSLSPGPAVVDESWHYHAHANMWRITDDFWDDWELLKGMFRRCEQWQDHVGPGSYPDCDMLPLGRIGAGFGDERDTRFTKDEQKTMFTLWCLMGSPLMMGGELTKLDDWTMFLLTNWDVLDMLPCRPRQLYRNENSAAWTALEPDSGEKYVVLFNLSDEPSELSVSIHSIWPRALAGIDLWEGGRIDFADGLVRATVAPHGCAAYRVTSTPKPWREDMAE; encoded by the coding sequence ATGACAAGCAAGAAAATCGCCCTTACCCCGCCTATGGGGTGGAACAGCTACGACTACTACGACACCACTGTAAATGAGGAGCAGGTCCGGGCCAACGCCCGGGTCATGGCCGAGCGTCTGAAGGAGTGGGGCTGGGAGTACGTGGTAATCGACATCCAGTGGTACGCAAAAAACGCCGGCAGTATGCGCGGGCGTTTCCAGTACATTCCCTTCGGCTACGTAGAGATAGACTCCTGGTCCCGGCTCCAGCCGGACCCGGAGCGTTTCCCCTCCTCGCAGGGCGGCAAGGGCTTCGGGCCTCTCGCGTCCTATATCCACAGCCTGGGGCTGAAGTTCGGCATACACATCATGCGGGGCATCCCCCGGGCCGCCGCCCACGGCCACATGAAGATACTGGGCCACAACGAGACCGCCGACATGGTGGCCGACCCCGGCTCTGTCTGCCGGTGGAACCCTGATATGTACGGGGTGCGGGACTGCCCGGGCGGCCAAGCCTACTACGACTCCATCATAGGTATGTACGCCGACTGGGGTGTGGACTTCATAAAGTGCGACGACATCTGCAACACAGACAACCTGGTGCCCCACAGCGACCGGGCCTACTCCCGCAGCTTTGAAATAGAGATGATCTCCCGGGCCATCGAAAAGACCGGCCGGGACATAGTGCTCTCTTTGTCCCCGGGCCCGGCGGTGGTGGACGAGTCCTGGCACTACCACGCCCACGCCAATATGTGGCGGATAACCGACGACTTCTGGGACGACTGGGAGCTCTTAAAGGGTATGTTCCGCCGCTGCGAGCAGTGGCAGGACCACGTGGGGCCGGGCTCCTATCCGGACTGCGATATGCTGCCCCTGGGTCGCATCGGCGCAGGCTTCGGGGACGAGCGGGACACCCGCTTCACCAAAGACGAGCAGAAGACCATGTTCACCCTCTGGTGCCTGATGGGCTCGCCCCTGATGATGGGCGGGGAGCTGACAAAGCTGGACGACTGGACCATGTTCCTCCTGACAAACTGGGACGTGCTGGATATGCTGCCCTGCCGCCCCAGGCAGCTCTACCGAAACGAGAACTCCGCCGCCTGGACGGCCCTGGAGCCTGACTCTGGGGAGAAATATGTGGTGCTTTTCAACCTCTCGGACGAGCCCAGCGAGCTCTCTGTCTCGATCCATAGCATATGGCCTCGAGCCCTTGCCGGCATAGACCTCTGGGAGGGCGGGCGCATCGACTTTGCCGACGGCCTTGTCCGCGCCACCGTGGCCCCCCACGGCTGCGCGGCCTACCGCGTTACCAGCACTCCAAAGCCCTGGAGGGAGGATATGGCAGAATGA
- a CDS encoding Gfo/Idh/MocA family protein, whose amino-acid sequence MNIAVLGAWHVHTMEYSTALQKNPDSTLCCLWDSDPERGAQMAEKLGVPFQPDLDAVLSDPSIEGVSVTTATSEHPQVLMAAAKAGKHIFTEKVLAFTNEEAEEIAKTVKESGIIFTISYPHKTRPTLKAAKEILESGKLGQVTYARVRNVHNGSTAGWLPPHFYNAAETGGGAMMDLGAHPMYTLHWLMGEPKSVVSMFTTVTGKPVEDNAVSVLEFENGALGVSETGFVSTGLPYVLELSGTKGSLMVHNDLLEYSSEETEGKLVKLETLPEPDPMPIDAWIAALGGKGTAPNGIDEAVALTRLMVGAYESYRTGAKNVF is encoded by the coding sequence ATGAACATTGCAGTCCTGGGCGCGTGGCATGTGCACACCATGGAGTATTCCACCGCCCTCCAGAAAAACCCCGATTCCACCCTCTGCTGTCTTTGGGACAGCGACCCTGAGCGCGGCGCACAGATGGCCGAGAAGCTGGGGGTGCCCTTCCAGCCGGACCTTGACGCCGTCCTTTCCGACCCCTCCATAGAGGGCGTGTCCGTGACCACCGCCACCAGCGAGCACCCCCAGGTGCTCATGGCCGCGGCAAAGGCCGGGAAACACATCTTTACTGAAAAGGTGCTGGCCTTTACAAATGAGGAGGCAGAGGAGATAGCCAAAACTGTAAAAGAGAGCGGCATTATCTTCACCATCTCCTACCCCCACAAGACCCGGCCCACCCTGAAGGCCGCCAAGGAGATTTTGGAGAGCGGCAAGCTGGGCCAGGTGACCTACGCCCGGGTGCGCAACGTCCACAACGGCAGCACCGCCGGCTGGCTGCCGCCCCACTTCTACAATGCCGCCGAGACCGGCGGCGGGGCCATGATGGACCTGGGGGCACACCCCATGTACACCCTCCACTGGCTCATGGGCGAGCCAAAGTCCGTAGTGTCCATGTTCACCACCGTCACCGGCAAGCCCGTGGAGGACAACGCCGTATCCGTGCTGGAGTTCGAGAACGGTGCCCTCGGCGTGTCGGAGACCGGCTTTGTGAGCACCGGCCTCCCCTACGTTCTGGAGCTCAGCGGCACAAAGGGTTCTTTAATGGTGCACAACGACCTCCTGGAGTACAGCTCTGAGGAGACCGAGGGCAAGCTTGTAAAGCTTGAGACCCTGCCGGAACCCGACCCCATGCCCATCGACGCCTGGATAGCCGCCCTTGGTGGCAAGGGCACCGCGCCCAATGGCATTGATGAGGCTGTGGCTCTCACACGACTTATGGTGGGTGCATACGAATCATATCGTACAGGAGCCAAAAATGTTTTCTAA
- the larC gene encoding nickel pincer cofactor biosynthesis protein LarC, whose protein sequence is MKVIYFDCNMGAAGDMLSGALLELLPEEERPKFIEELNALGLPGVEFTAVPSVKCGITGTHMKVTVNGQTEGEKHHHHHEHHHEHSNEHEHHHSGMHDIEHLVKGHLNVPEKVKSDILEVYGLIARAESHAHGVPVTEIHFHEVGTMDAVADVTAVCLLMDRLAPERVIVSPVHVGSGQVRCAHGILPVPAPATAHILTGVPIYGGKIKGELCTPTGAALLRHFADSFGDMPVMTLLRVGYGMGTKDFEAANLVRAMLGEA, encoded by the coding sequence ATGAAAGTAATATATTTTGACTGCAACATGGGCGCCGCCGGGGATATGCTCTCCGGGGCCCTTCTGGAGCTGCTTCCCGAAGAGGAGCGTCCGAAATTTATTGAGGAACTGAACGCTCTCGGCCTCCCTGGGGTGGAGTTCACCGCCGTGCCCTCGGTGAAGTGCGGCATCACCGGCACCCATATGAAGGTGACTGTTAACGGCCAAACAGAGGGTGAGAAGCACCATCACCACCACGAACACCACCACGAGCACTCCAATGAGCACGAGCACCACCATAGCGGTATGCACGACATAGAACACCTCGTCAAGGGGCACCTGAACGTCCCCGAGAAGGTGAAGTCGGATATACTTGAGGTCTACGGCCTTATCGCCAGGGCCGAGAGCCATGCCCACGGCGTGCCGGTCACCGAGATACACTTCCACGAGGTGGGAACCATGGACGCCGTGGCGGACGTTACCGCCGTCTGTCTCTTAATGGACAGGCTGGCCCCGGAGCGTGTAATAGTCTCCCCTGTCCACGTGGGCAGCGGCCAGGTAAGGTGCGCCCACGGGATTTTGCCCGTCCCCGCCCCCGCCACGGCACATATTCTCACCGGCGTGCCCATATACGGCGGCAAAATCAAGGGTGAGCTCTGCACCCCCACCGGCGCGGCGCTTCTCCGGCACTTTGCCGATAGCTTTGGGGATATGCCCGTGATGACCCTTTTGCGGGTGGGGTACGGCATGGGCACAAAGGATTTTGAAGCCGCAAACCTTGTCCGGGCCATGCTGGGTGAAGCGTAA
- a CDS encoding cyclic nucleotide-binding domain-containing protein, with translation MKYIHDEKLLERLLIQEGIIEHFETSGLDFRLVEYEKGELICAPGRPLEDILFTVRGTVQVYGLREDGKWLPVSQGVGRTAMGAIEFVQPGLPVFYTEAVEDLLCVSLPIERNREALERDCVFLMYLLKCINSMVVTYTLIGHREHSVEERVLTFLRDVQPDHTLHSINQGLLQFHCSRRQLQRVVKRLCDEGKLKKLKKGVYVLEEGQG, from the coding sequence ATGAAATATATCCATGATGAGAAGCTCCTTGAGCGGCTTTTGATACAGGAGGGTATTATCGAACACTTCGAGACCAGCGGCCTTGATTTCCGGCTGGTGGAATACGAAAAGGGCGAGCTTATCTGCGCCCCGGGCCGTCCTCTGGAGGACATACTGTTCACCGTTCGCGGTACTGTGCAGGTATACGGACTGCGGGAGGACGGCAAGTGGCTGCCGGTATCCCAGGGGGTGGGCCGCACCGCCATGGGCGCTATCGAATTCGTCCAGCCCGGCCTGCCGGTATTCTACACCGAGGCCGTGGAGGACCTGCTATGCGTATCGCTGCCTATCGAACGGAACCGGGAGGCGCTTGAGCGGGACTGCGTGTTTCTCATGTACCTTTTAAAGTGCATAAACAGCATGGTGGTCACCTATACCCTTATCGGCCACCGGGAACACTCGGTGGAGGAGCGTGTGCTAACCTTTCTCAGAGACGTCCAGCCGGACCACACCCTGCACAGCATAAACCAGGGACTCCTGCAATTCCACTGCAGCCGCAGGCAATTACAGCGGGTAGTGAAGCGTTTATGCGACGAGGGAAAGCTGAAAAAGCTTAAAAAAGGCGTGTATGTCCTTGAGGAGGGTCAAGGGTAA
- a CDS encoding MATE family efflux transporter, whose translation MSDTKEKSTVFDTEHLVRTYFAQALPVVFSMIISLIYNLADTYFVARTGSTLIVAGVSVCAPVFTVLMAFGNVYAQGGSSLISRLMGKNDQGSVRRVSSFCFYLAIATGLVLAVPMLIFQGPILRLLGASPEVMPYAREYYLVLAAGAPAVILPFIHSNLLRCEGASTLSMLGNVGGSVINIILDPIFIQVLGMGAAGAAIATVIGNLASDLFFLAIVLGKSRHLSVTPRDWRVSAGELRQIFSVGITAAVTNIASSVCVVVTNQFLKGYGDEKIAAWGIASKVAMIAQMVLIGLAFGGVPLFGYLYGGRDFKKLKKLISFCTAFISCYGLLMALIIILLARPLTLVFMDDPGVVRDSALMLRWQVSGSAFAGIVLLFTCLFQATGKAGPALALSLSRQGLLFLAVLGVGVLVAGFNGLLAAQPIADALSAALAVIMWRAAFRKEGLSAV comes from the coding sequence ATGAGTGATACAAAAGAAAAGAGCACGGTTTTTGACACAGAACACCTGGTGCGCACCTATTTTGCCCAGGCGCTTCCGGTGGTGTTCAGCATGATAATAAGCCTGATCTATAACCTGGCTGATACATACTTTGTGGCCCGCACCGGCAGCACCCTTATTGTGGCCGGGGTGTCTGTCTGCGCGCCGGTGTTCACGGTGCTGATGGCCTTTGGCAACGTCTACGCCCAGGGGGGCAGCTCCCTTATCTCCCGCTTGATGGGCAAAAACGACCAGGGGAGCGTCCGGCGGGTGAGCTCCTTCTGCTTCTACTTGGCCATCGCCACCGGTCTGGTGCTGGCCGTGCCCATGCTCATATTCCAGGGGCCTATCCTCAGGCTGCTGGGGGCCAGCCCGGAGGTCATGCCCTATGCCCGGGAGTATTACCTGGTGCTGGCGGCGGGCGCCCCGGCCGTTATACTGCCCTTTATCCACTCTAACCTGCTGCGCTGCGAGGGCGCCTCCACCCTGTCCATGCTGGGCAATGTGGGAGGCTCGGTGATAAACATAATACTCGACCCCATATTTATCCAGGTGCTGGGCATGGGCGCGGCGGGCGCGGCCATCGCCACGGTGATAGGCAACCTTGCAAGCGACCTGTTTTTCCTTGCAATAGTTCTTGGTAAGAGCCGGCACCTGTCGGTGACCCCCCGGGACTGGCGGGTGAGCGCCGGGGAACTGCGGCAGATATTCAGCGTGGGCATAACCGCCGCCGTCACCAACATAGCCTCCAGCGTATGCGTGGTGGTCACAAACCAGTTTTTAAAGGGCTATGGCGATGAGAAGATAGCCGCCTGGGGCATCGCCAGCAAGGTCGCCATGATAGCCCAGATGGTGCTTATAGGCCTTGCCTTCGGCGGGGTGCCCCTGTTCGGATATCTGTACGGCGGCAGGGACTTTAAGAAGCTTAAAAAGCTCATCAGCTTCTGCACGGCATTCATAAGCTGCTACGGGCTCCTGATGGCGTTAATTATAATTCTGCTGGCCCGGCCCCTTACATTGGTTTTCATGGACGACCCGGGTGTGGTCAGGGACAGCGCGCTGATGCTCCGCTGGCAGGTATCCGGCTCGGCCTTTGCCGGGATAGTTCTGCTGTTCACCTGCCTGTTCCAGGCCACGGGCAAGGCTGGCCCCGCGCTGGCCCTGTCCCTCTCCCGCCAGGGGCTGTTGTTCCTTGCCGTGCTGGGGGTGGGGGTACTGGTGGCCGGGTTCAACGGTCTGCTGGCCGCCCAGCCCATAGCGGACGCTCTAAGCGCGGCGCTGGCGGTCATCATGTGGCGCGCGGCCTTCCGCAAGGAGGGCCTCAGTGCAGTGTGA
- a CDS encoding site-specific DNA-methyltransferase: protein MEKMDSGEQYQFTWPGKKAAAELSRSQKELRQEQERSLGRDGTRGGTDSENIYIEGDNLDALKLLQKEYAGRVKLVYIDPPYNTGADFIYGDNFARPKRQCSGGDGTDYGRLHADWLNMMYPRLKLAKRLLSPEGSIFVSIDYNEAANLRKLMDEVFGEENFQREIIWRIGWLSGYKTAAANFIRNHDSILFYSRNHELMDFKKLYIENKDFRPLVKSTPQLREKLRELGLTPKQGRELLHFINHENRPERYPLEDTWNCNEYDGLNSIAIMSFSGEKISKLLGIGQEFKGQKPIRLLMRILEAVTDRDDVVLDFFSGTASTAHAVMEQNALDGGRRRFIMVQLPEPTPSDSAARRAGYAAISDIGAERIRRAGDRLRKRTGADIDYGFRLFTLH from the coding sequence ATGGAGAAAATGGACAGCGGCGAGCAGTACCAGTTCACTTGGCCGGGCAAAAAGGCTGCGGCAGAGCTCAGCCGGAGCCAAAAGGAACTGCGCCAGGAGCAGGAAAGGTCCCTGGGACGGGACGGGACCCGGGGCGGAACGGACTCGGAGAACATATATATCGAAGGGGACAACCTGGACGCGCTGAAGCTCCTGCAAAAGGAGTATGCCGGCCGGGTCAAGCTCGTTTATATTGACCCGCCCTATAACACCGGCGCCGACTTTATCTACGGTGACAACTTCGCCCGGCCAAAAAGACAGTGCTCCGGCGGGGACGGCACAGACTATGGGCGGCTGCACGCGGACTGGCTCAATATGATGTACCCAAGGCTGAAGCTTGCAAAAAGGCTTCTGAGTCCGGAGGGCTCCATTTTCGTGTCCATAGACTATAACGAGGCCGCGAACCTCAGAAAGCTGATGGACGAGGTCTTTGGCGAGGAGAATTTCCAGCGGGAGATAATCTGGCGTATAGGCTGGCTCTCCGGCTATAAGACCGCCGCAGCAAACTTCATACGCAACCATGACAGCATACTGTTCTACTCCAGGAACCATGAGCTGATGGATTTTAAAAAGCTGTATATAGAAAATAAGGACTTCAGGCCCCTTGTAAAAAGTACCCCGCAGCTCAGGGAAAAGCTGCGGGAGCTGGGTCTTACCCCCAAACAGGGGCGGGAGCTTTTACATTTCATAAACCACGAGAACCGTCCCGAAAGGTACCCCCTTGAGGACACCTGGAACTGCAACGAGTACGACGGCCTAAACAGCATTGCCATCATGTCCTTTTCCGGGGAGAAGATATCGAAGCTTCTGGGTATCGGTCAGGAGTTCAAGGGACAGAAGCCCATAAGGCTCCTTATGCGGATTCTTGAGGCCGTCACCGATAGGGATGACGTTGTGCTGGACTTCTTCTCCGGCACGGCCTCCACCGCCCACGCGGTCATGGAGCAGAACGCACTGGACGGCGGCCGCCGCAGGTTCATAATGGTACAGCTGCCTGAGCCCACTCCCTCGGACAGCGCCGCCCGAAGGGCCGGGTACGCCGCCATCAGCGATATAGGCGCAGAGCGTATACGCCGGGCGGGGGACAGGCTCAGAAAGCGCACCGGGGCCGATATAGACTACGGCTTTCGGCTGTTCACACTGCACTGA
- the ptsP gene encoding phosphoenolpyruvate--protein phosphotransferase: MLQGIAVSNGIGLGTVLLLQEHSLVFDEDRRIDPGPEISRYNKAVKAFCDNTASRMRHLQLSTSLEDSRILETHINIANDPEVKDQICSLIESGCSAEMALNQVSEQYIAAFMDSHDELTRLRAEDIRDVRNALLHLLLGVEDTVIKNAPRGSILVAEELSPSAMADLDAGRISGLVLEKGGPASHTSILARTMGLPAVCGIKDATKKLSSGDFIIVDGARGEVISSPGERVIEEYRSRRKAQQEERRCMERFRDRSTLSADGREYRLYCNISMPSASAAVIEAGGEGVGLFRTEYLFMNRSVPPTEEEQAEAYRQALKGAGGRQVVIRTLDIGGDKNVPCLSTQKEENPFLGLRGVRWCLQNEEVFLTQLRALLRAGAGENLSILFPMVSTLSELRSCRSLLQKAREQLINEGRPCSESVPAGVMIETPSAALIADHLSREAAFLSIGTNDLTGYIMACDRGNPAVGGLYDPLHPAVLRVLRHIIRCGSTSGTPVSVCGETAADPRLVPLYMSYGVTGFSVSAVAVPRVRKTVSLWSKVEADSLADSVGRLNTAAEVRELLDSAQRT, encoded by the coding sequence ATGCTGCAAGGCATCGCCGTTTCAAACGGTATTGGCCTTGGAACTGTACTGCTCCTGCAGGAGCACAGCTTGGTATTTGACGAGGACCGCCGAATAGACCCTGGACCAGAAATATCCCGCTATAACAAGGCTGTAAAGGCCTTTTGTGACAATACCGCCAGCCGTATGCGCCATTTGCAGCTCTCCACAAGCCTTGAGGATTCCCGGATACTCGAGACCCACATCAACATTGCCAACGACCCGGAGGTAAAGGACCAGATATGCTCTCTCATTGAATCCGGCTGCTCCGCCGAAATGGCCTTGAACCAGGTCAGCGAACAGTATATCGCGGCCTTTATGGACTCTCACGACGAGCTTACCCGCCTTAGGGCCGAGGACATAAGGGACGTGCGCAATGCCCTTCTGCACCTGCTTTTGGGCGTAGAGGATACTGTAATAAAGAACGCCCCAAGGGGCTCAATACTTGTGGCGGAGGAGCTGAGCCCCTCCGCCATGGCGGACCTGGACGCGGGGCGGATATCCGGCCTTGTGCTGGAGAAGGGCGGCCCTGCCTCACACACCAGCATACTTGCCCGAACCATGGGCCTGCCAGCGGTCTGTGGAATAAAGGACGCCACAAAGAAGCTGTCCTCCGGGGACTTTATTATTGTTGACGGCGCCAGGGGCGAGGTCATATCCTCCCCGGGGGAGAGGGTCATCGAGGAGTACCGCAGCCGGCGCAAGGCCCAGCAGGAGGAGCGCCGGTGCATGGAGCGTTTCCGGGACCGAAGCACCCTTTCGGCCGACGGCCGGGAGTACCGGCTTTACTGCAATATCAGTATGCCCAGCGCCTCGGCGGCGGTGATAGAAGCCGGCGGCGAGGGCGTGGGACTTTTCCGCACGGAATACCTATTTATGAACCGCTCCGTCCCGCCCACCGAGGAGGAGCAGGCCGAGGCCTATAGGCAGGCCTTAAAGGGCGCCGGGGGACGGCAGGTGGTGATACGCACACTGGATATCGGCGGCGACAAGAACGTGCCCTGTCTCAGTACCCAGAAGGAGGAGAACCCGTTCCTGGGGCTTAGGGGCGTGCGCTGGTGCCTTCAAAATGAGGAGGTGTTCCTCACCCAGCTGCGGGCTCTGTTGCGTGCCGGAGCCGGAGAGAACCTCAGCATCCTGTTCCCCATGGTCTCCACGCTTTCAGAGCTGCGCTCCTGCCGCAGCCTGCTCCAGAAGGCCCGGGAACAGCTTATCAACGAGGGCAGACCCTGTTCTGAGAGCGTACCCGCGGGGGTAATGATAGAAACCCCTTCAGCGGCTCTTATAGCCGACCACCTGTCCCGGGAGGCCGCGTTCCTCAGCATCGGCACCAACGACCTTACCGGTTATATTATGGCCTGCGACCGGGGCAACCCGGCGGTGGGCGGCCTGTACGACCCCCTCCACCCGGCTGTGCTCAGAGTGCTCCGTCATATTATTCGGTGCGGCAGTACCAGTGGAACCCCGGTCTCTGTCTGCGGCGAGACCGCAGCGGACCCAAGGCTTGTCCCCCTGTATATGTCCTATGGCGTCACGGGCTTCAGCGTCTCGGCGGTGGCTGTGCCAAGGGTGCGCAAGACCGTCTCCCTGTGGAGCAAGGTGGAGGCGGACAGCCTTGCGGACTCCGTCGGGCGGCTGAATACGGCGGCGGAGGTCCGGGAGCTTCTGGACAGCGCCCAGAGAACATAG
- a CDS encoding O-antigen ligase family protein — translation MQKLKTLLEDKLSGILLGLLVLQPALDVLSYFADRYGLNSITTLLRFGLLALVVLLGFLLTKRKRVYLILGGVVALFWAAHMLNCFRIGCTSPVEDTANLLRLMNFPLYALTFITALKGRPHLRKSFYLGVLICFLEIILFTALPWAIGRPVYTYGSLELGVLGWFLIPSAQSAVIVLTAPLAIFAAYRSGKYPVYLLGVLLTVVLMFITGSKLDYFSIFIIGGAYIFLFLIQLGKRSPRYVLPLLALLILSAAFKGYSPMAIRNARTESSQDVYSGMISNTLETSGADQTTLNIIHSEKSRPSSERQLEKVRRAVLPIYSDTGIYGYRTEELNARFGMYNVMEIFGYTDSPEVLSNTRKIKLNFAKLVWQEKDTLTHLLGFEYSDFLLGDTIYDLENDFPGIFYNMGYLGFAIYLLFFALFFFRVFRALAGSVRRALETEKTEGPKALRWLRGFWSGLRQFLTLETGAVGICFLLAIAAAQISGNVLRRPNVTIYFAAAAACLYSLTTLQRRPEKKEV, via the coding sequence TTGCAAAAGCTGAAAACCCTTCTCGAAGATAAGCTCTCAGGCATCCTGCTGGGGCTGTTGGTCCTGCAGCCCGCGCTGGATGTGCTCTCATATTTTGCCGACCGCTATGGCCTCAACTCCATAACCACTCTTCTGCGCTTCGGACTGTTGGCCCTGGTGGTCCTTCTGGGCTTCCTGCTTACAAAAAGAAAAAGGGTGTACCTTATCCTTGGGGGCGTTGTTGCCCTGTTCTGGGCGGCCCATATGCTCAACTGCTTCCGCATCGGCTGCACCTCCCCGGTGGAGGACACGGCGAATCTGCTGCGCCTTATGAACTTCCCCCTGTACGCCCTCACCTTCATAACGGCGCTGAAAGGCCGGCCGCACCTGCGTAAGAGCTTTTATCTCGGCGTTCTCATATGCTTTCTGGAGATAATACTTTTCACCGCTCTGCCCTGGGCCATAGGCCGGCCCGTATACACCTACGGGTCCCTGGAGCTTGGGGTGCTGGGATGGTTCCTTATCCCCAGCGCCCAGAGCGCCGTCATCGTGCTCACCGCGCCCCTGGCCATATTCGCCGCCTATAGAAGCGGAAAATACCCCGTCTATCTGCTGGGCGTACTGCTGACCGTGGTTTTAATGTTTATAACCGGCTCAAAGCTTGATTATTTCTCAATATTTATCATCGGCGGCGCATATATTTTTCTGTTCCTGATACAGCTTGGGAAAAGGTCCCCCCGCTACGTGCTGCCGCTGCTTGCGCTCCTCATACTGTCGGCCGCCTTTAAGGGCTACTCCCCCATGGCCATTAGGAACGCAAGGACCGAGTCCTCCCAGGACGTCTATAGCGGCATGATATCAAACACCCTGGAGACCTCCGGCGCGGACCAGACCACACTGAATATAATCCACAGTGAAAAAAGCCGCCCCTCCTCCGAACGTCAGCTGGAGAAGGTGCGCCGGGCAGTGCTGCCCATATACTCGGACACAGGTATATACGGCTACCGCACAGAGGAGTTGAACGCCCGCTTCGGTATGTACAACGTCATGGAGATCTTTGGGTATACGGATTCCCCCGAGGTTCTCTCCAACACCCGGAAAATAAAGCTGAACTTCGCAAAGCTCGTATGGCAGGAAAAGGATACTCTGACCCATCTGCTGGGCTTCGAGTACAGCGACTTCCTTCTGGGCGATACCATCTACGACCTGGAAAATGATTTCCCCGGTATCTTCTATAACATGGGCTATCTGGGCTTTGCCATCTATCTGCTGTTTTTTGCCCTGTTCTTCTTCCGGGTTTTCAGGGCCCTTGCCGGCAGCGTGCGTCGAGCCCTGGAGACGGAAAAAACCGAGGGGCCCAAAGCCCTCAGATGGCTGCGAGGCTTCTGGAGCGGGCTCAGGCAGTTTCTGACCTTGGAGACCGGCGCGGTGGGCATATGCTTTCTGCTGGCCATCGCGGCCGCGCAGATATCCGGCAACGTCCTGCGCCGCCCCAACGTCACCATCTACTTTGCCGCCGCCGCCGCCTGCCTGTACAGCCTGACCACTCTCCAGCGCCGGCCCGAAAAAAAGGAGGTGTAG